One Phaseolus vulgaris cultivar G19833 chromosome 4, P. vulgaris v2.0, whole genome shotgun sequence DNA window includes the following coding sequences:
- the LOC137838074 gene encoding indole-3-pyruvate monooxygenase YUCCA2-like, with translation MDYLKELEGKSVHDCYQQQIKMSKMASPIFVPGPVIVGAGPSGLAAAACLKQKGIPSLILERAQCLASMWKFRTYDRLRLHLPKQFCQLPLMPFPKTLPSYPTKQQFLAYLKVYADHFGIKPAFSQDVISAEFDHVCKLWRVKTQGRHKKEETAEYLCQWLIVATGECAEEVRPQIEGMGEFEGTILHTSSYKSGSRFCGKNVLVVGCGNSGMEVCLDLCNHNARPSLVVRDAVHILPQQMLGKSTFGLSMFLLKWFPMRFVDQFLLLLSHLILGDTAQFGLRRPKLGPLELKNLYGKTPVLDVGTLAQIKNGKIKVCRGIKRLARNAVEFVDGKVENFDAIILATGYKSNVPSWLKGSEMFSEKDGLPRKAFPNGWKGENGVYAVGFTKRGLLGASIDAKRIAEDIEHSWKAEATHVLEFPCPLA, from the exons ATGGACTACTTGAAGGAACTAGAAGGCAAAAGTGTCCATGATTGTTATCAGCAGCAGATAAAGATGAGTAAAATGGCAAGCCCTATATTTGTTCCGGGACCAGTTATAGTTGGTGCTGGTCCCTCAGGGCTAGCTGCAGCAGCATGCCTTAAACAGAAGGGTATTCCAAGCCTGATCCTTGAAAGAGCTCAATGCTTAGCTTCAATGTGGAAGTTCAGGACCTATGATCGCCTTCGTCTTCATCTCCCAAAGCAATTCTGTCAGCTCCCTCTCATGCCATTCCCCAAAACCTTGCCTTCATATCCAACAAAGCAGCAATTCTTGGCCTACCTAAAGGTCTATGCTGATCACTTTGGCATAAAACCTGCCTTCAGCCAAGATGTGATCAGTGCTGAGTTTGATCATGTGTGCAAGCTTTGGAGGGTCAAGACTCAAGGTCGACACAAGAAAGAGGAGACAGCAGAATATCTTTGTCAATGGCTTATAGTTGCTACTGGAGAGTGTGCTGAGGAAGTAAGGCCTCAGATTGAAGGGATGGGAGAATTTGAAGGAACTATTCTACATACTAGCTCCTATAAGAGTGGAAGCAGGTTCTGTGGGAAGAATGTTTTGGTAGTGGGGTGTGGAAATTCAGGAATGGAGGTTTGTTTGGATCTCTGCAACCATAATGCTCGTCCTTCCTTAGTGGTTAGAGATGCG GTGCATATCTTGCCACAGCAGATGCTTGGGAAATCAACTTTTGGTTTATCAATGTTCTTGCTGAAGTGGTTCCCCATGCGTTTTGTGGATCAGTTTTTGCTTCTGTTGTCACATCTGATTCTTGGAGACACAGCTCAATTTGGACTTCGCAGACCAAAACTTGGGCCTCTAGAGCTCAAGAACTTGTACGGCAAGACACCAGTTTTGGATGTTGGGACACTGGCTCAGATCAAAAATGGAAAAATTAAG GTTTGCCGGGGAATTAAACGACTAGCACGCAATGCGGTGGAGTTTGTTGATGGAAAAGTTGAGAACTTTGATGCCATCATTCTAGCAACTGGTTACAAAAGCAATGTACCCTCTTGGCTAAAG GGGAGTGAGATGTTCAGTGAGAAAGATGGGTTGCCCCGAAAGGCATTTCCAAATGGGTGGAAAGGTGAAAATGGAGTGTATGCAGTGGGTTTCACAAAACGTGGGCTGCTTGGTGCATCCATTGATGCAAAGAGGATTGCAGAAGATATTGAACATAGCTGGAAAGCTGAGGCCACGCATGTTTTGGAGTTCCCTTGTCCACTTGCATGA